The following coding sequences lie in one Serratia symbiotica genomic window:
- the rlmE gene encoding Ribosomal RNA large subunit methyltransferase E: MINKKRSSSSRRWLKEHFNDKYVQQAKKNKLRSRSWFKLNEIQKHDKLFNPGMIVLDLGSSPGGWSKYVIKKIGHYGRVIACDILPMSPIPGVEFFQGDLSNTLILKSLLKYIGKIKIQVVISDMAPNISGISSIDIPKSTYLVELALKICRNVLSLNGSFLVKVFHGDEFDACLQKIQSLFKEVKIRKPNACRVNSREVYIVAKGSKL, translated from the coding sequence ATGATTAATAAAAAGCGTTCTTCTAGCTCTCGTCGTTGGTTAAAAGAACACTTTAATGATAAATATGTACAACAAGCAAAAAAAAATAAATTACGTTCTCGTTCATGGTTTAAACTTAATGAAATACAAAAACATGATAAATTATTTAATCCTGGTATGATTGTTTTAGATTTAGGATCATCACCAGGTGGTTGGTCAAAATATGTAATAAAAAAAATTGGTCATTATGGTCGTGTTATAGCTTGTGATATTTTACCTATGTCTCCTATTCCTGGAGTTGAATTTTTTCAAGGTGATTTAAGTAATACTTTAATATTAAAATCTTTATTAAAATATATAGGTAAAATTAAAATCCAAGTAGTAATATCAGATATGGCTCCAAATATAAGTGGTATTTCATCTATAGATATTCCTAAATCAACATATTTAGTAGAATTAGCATTAAAAATATGTCGTAATGTTCTTTCATTAAATGGAAGTTTCTTAGTTAAAGTATTTCATGGAGATGAATTTGATGCATGTTTACAAAAAATTCAATCTTTATTTAAAGAAGTTAAAATTCGTAAACCAAATGCTTGTCGTGTTAATTCACGTGAAGTATATATTGTAGCAAAAGGATCTAAATTATAG
- the greA gene encoding Transcription elongation factor GreA, producing MKQIPMTLLGAKKLREELIYLKNVRRPKIILDITEAREHGDLKENAEYHAAREQQGFCEGRIQEIEAKLSNAQIIDITKIPNTGRVIFGSTISVLNLDTNETVTYRIVGDDEANFKKNMISVNSPMARGLIGKKINDVGVIKTPGGDVDYQILKIKYL from the coding sequence ATGAAACAAATTCCAATGACTTTATTGGGTGCTAAAAAACTTCGTGAAGAACTAATATATTTAAAAAATGTACGTCGTCCAAAAATTATTTTAGATATCACCGAAGCTAGAGAACATGGTGATTTAAAAGAAAATGCTGAATATCATGCAGCACGTGAACAACAAGGATTTTGTGAAGGACGAATACAAGAAATTGAAGCAAAATTATCTAATGCACAAATTATTGATATTACTAAAATACCAAATACTGGTCGAGTTATTTTTGGTTCTACTATATCTGTTTTAAATTTAGACACTAATGAAACAGTAACATATCGTATTGTAGGCGATGATGAAGCTAATTTTAAAAAAAATATGATTTCAGTAAATTCACCAATGGCACGCGGTTTAATTGGTAAAAAAATAAATGATGTTGGAGTTATTAAAACTCCAGGTGGCGATGTAGATTATCAAATATTAAAAATTAAATATCTTTAA